A window of the Paraburkholderia sp. ZP32-5 genome harbors these coding sequences:
- a CDS encoding MarR family winged helix-turn-helix transcriptional regulator: MNRPLAYDECNCFALRQAARHVTQIYERHLGAVGLTAAQFTILAKLARTPNLPIADLAEWMVMERTTLVRAMKPLQRDGLVTAEAAEHDGRTFLFSLTEKGETTFDEASIAWRAAQDEFEQKFGSARAKTLRAELFGIKG; this comes from the coding sequence ATGAACCGTCCTCTTGCCTACGATGAATGTAACTGCTTCGCGCTGCGCCAGGCGGCGCGGCACGTTACGCAGATCTACGAGCGCCACCTCGGCGCCGTAGGGCTCACCGCTGCGCAGTTCACGATTCTTGCCAAGCTCGCGCGTACGCCGAATCTGCCGATCGCCGATCTGGCCGAATGGATGGTGATGGAACGCACCACGCTGGTCCGCGCGATGAAGCCGTTGCAGCGCGACGGCCTCGTGACGGCCGAAGCCGCGGAACACGACGGCCGCACGTTCCTGTTCAGTCTGACGGAAAAGGGCGAAACGACGTTCGACGAAGCGTCGATTGCATGGCGCGCGGCGCAGGACGAATTCGAGCAGAAGTTTGGCAGTGCGCGCGCGAAGACGCTGCGCGCCGAACTTTTCGGCATCAAAGGCTAG
- a CDS encoding MarR family winged helix-turn-helix transcriptional regulator: METLLDDDCFAIRQAARHVSQIYDRHLANVDLTITQFSLLNRLKRTGPMTMKQIAELMRMQRTTLVRTIQPLRRDGLVTSEATGADARALSISLTAAGAERLSAGLPHWYAAQAEFEHSFGEQRAASLRGELFAITGDSL, encoded by the coding sequence ATGGAAACACTGCTTGACGACGACTGTTTTGCGATTCGCCAGGCGGCACGTCATGTGTCGCAGATCTACGACCGGCATCTGGCGAATGTCGATTTGACCATCACGCAGTTCTCGCTGCTGAACCGACTCAAACGCACCGGCCCGATGACGATGAAGCAGATCGCCGAACTGATGCGAATGCAGCGCACGACGTTGGTTCGCACGATCCAGCCGTTGCGCCGCGATGGCCTGGTGACGAGCGAGGCGACCGGTGCGGATGCCCGCGCGCTGTCGATCTCGCTGACGGCGGCCGGCGCGGAGCGGCTGAGCGCGGGACTTCCGCACTGGTATGCCGCGCAAGCTGAATTCGAACATAGCTTTGGTGAGCAGCGAGCGGCGTCGTTACGCGGCGAACTGTTCGCCATCACCGGCGATTCGCTCTGA
- a CDS encoding HlyD family secretion protein, whose amino-acid sequence MSTTPSTVAPPGAVQPASQARRIPWMLLAVISVLVALALAASYWFFVGRFVETTDDAYVGGDVTVMAPKVNGFVTEVLVRDNEFVHANQVLIRLDSRDYDARLAQANAEVEGAQAAVTELEAKKSLQLATINEQAAEVRASGAELTRSAADQARYRELVKDEAVSNQVVERADADLTKAHAAVDRSNASLIAAQRQLTVLDAQIGDAKARIATAQAAQRVAALNVEYTTIRSPIDGYVGNRTARVGLLANTGVSLLTVVPASGLWIDANFKEDQLKKMHAGDSVDVDLDASSRGLHGVVESLAPATGATFSVLPAENATGNFTKIVQRVPVRVRLDVPKDMQGVLRPGLSATVKVHIDSGKTAAQG is encoded by the coding sequence ATGTCCACAACTCCTTCGACAGTCGCGCCGCCGGGCGCGGTACAACCGGCCAGCCAGGCGCGGCGCATTCCGTGGATGCTGCTGGCGGTCATCTCGGTTCTGGTGGCGCTGGCGCTGGCCGCTTCGTACTGGTTCTTCGTCGGCCGCTTCGTCGAGACGACCGATGACGCGTACGTCGGCGGCGACGTCACGGTGATGGCGCCGAAGGTGAACGGCTTCGTGACCGAGGTGCTGGTGCGCGACAACGAGTTCGTTCACGCGAACCAGGTGCTGATACGCCTCGATTCGCGCGACTACGACGCACGGCTCGCGCAGGCGAACGCCGAAGTCGAAGGCGCGCAGGCCGCGGTGACCGAACTCGAAGCGAAGAAATCGCTGCAACTCGCGACGATCAATGAGCAGGCCGCCGAGGTCCGCGCGTCCGGTGCCGAGTTGACGCGCAGCGCCGCCGATCAGGCGCGCTACCGCGAACTCGTGAAGGACGAAGCGGTATCGAACCAGGTGGTCGAGCGGGCCGACGCCGATCTGACCAAAGCGCATGCCGCGGTCGATCGTAGCAACGCATCGCTAATCGCCGCGCAACGGCAGTTGACGGTGCTCGATGCGCAGATCGGCGACGCGAAGGCACGCATCGCGACCGCGCAGGCAGCACAGCGCGTCGCCGCGCTGAACGTCGAATACACGACGATCCGCTCGCCGATCGACGGCTATGTCGGCAATCGCACCGCGCGCGTCGGCTTGCTCGCGAACACCGGCGTATCGCTGCTGACGGTGGTGCCCGCGAGCGGTCTGTGGATCGATGCGAACTTCAAGGAAGACCAGCTGAAGAAGATGCATGCGGGCGATAGCGTCGACGTCGATCTCGATGCGTCGAGCCGTGGCCTGCATGGCGTGGTCGAAAGCCTGGCGCCGGCTACCGGTGCGACGTTCAGCGTATTGCCGGCCGAGAACGCGACCGGCAACTTCACGAAGATCGTGCAGCGCGTGCCGGTGCGCGTGCGTCTCGATGTGCCGAAGGATATGCAGGGCGTGCTGCGTCCGGGCCTTTCGGCGACCGTGAAGGTGCATATCGATTCGGGCAAGACCGCCGCGCAGGGATAA
- a CDS encoding DHA2 family efflux MFS transporter permease subunit — protein MTSVPDNPADLPMRTKVFAFVLMCVGFFMATLDIQIVASSLRDIGGGLSASQDELSWVQTSYLIAEIIVIPMSGWLTRVFSTRWLFTFSAFGFTVTSMLCGIAWDINSMILFRGLQGALGAAMIPTVFTTAFVLFPGRQRLVAATTIGALASLAPTIGPVIGGWITSQWSWHWLFYLNLVPGVIVTVMVPRYVHIDKVDLSLLKKGDYVGILLMSVFLGCLEYVLEEGPRKNWFGDDVILICAWAAAIGGFLFIVHAFTAKEPIVDLRALAVRNFGIGSLLSFITGIGIFCTVFLTPVFLARVRGFDSLQIGLALLSVGCFQLISLTAYSILARFIDMRKLMVFGLVLFGLGCYLYVPLTSQWGWQQLLIPQALRGIGQQFCIPPIVTMALGSLPPSRLRSASGLFNLMRNLGGAIGIAVSSTMLNDRLNLHYERLDEHLNAGRPAVESILHKQAAYLSAVGGDVLNAASAGLAELNALLTREALVLAFSDAFLAVSLCFVVGLLSVLFSRPFGAGAPPPDAH, from the coding sequence ATGACCTCCGTTCCCGACAATCCCGCCGACCTGCCGATGCGCACCAAGGTTTTCGCGTTCGTGCTGATGTGCGTCGGCTTTTTCATGGCGACGCTCGATATCCAGATCGTCGCGTCCTCGCTGCGCGACATCGGCGGCGGACTGTCCGCGAGTCAGGATGAGCTGTCGTGGGTGCAGACCTCGTATCTGATCGCGGAAATTATCGTGATCCCGATGTCAGGCTGGCTCACGCGGGTGTTCTCGACGCGCTGGCTGTTCACGTTCTCCGCGTTCGGCTTTACGGTGACCAGCATGCTGTGCGGGATCGCCTGGGACATCAACTCGATGATCCTGTTCCGCGGTCTGCAAGGCGCGCTCGGCGCCGCGATGATCCCGACGGTGTTCACGACCGCGTTCGTGTTGTTCCCCGGCCGGCAGCGTCTGGTTGCGGCCACCACGATCGGCGCGCTGGCGTCGCTCGCGCCGACCATCGGCCCGGTGATCGGCGGCTGGATCACGTCGCAATGGTCGTGGCACTGGCTGTTCTATCTGAACCTCGTGCCGGGCGTGATCGTTACCGTGATGGTGCCGAGGTACGTGCATATCGACAAAGTGGATCTGTCGCTGCTGAAGAAGGGCGACTACGTCGGCATTCTGCTGATGTCGGTGTTTCTCGGTTGCCTCGAATACGTGCTGGAAGAGGGCCCGCGCAAGAACTGGTTCGGCGACGACGTGATCCTGATCTGCGCGTGGGCGGCGGCCATCGGCGGGTTTCTTTTCATCGTGCATGCCTTCACCGCGAAGGAACCGATCGTCGACTTGCGCGCGCTTGCGGTGCGCAACTTCGGCATCGGCAGTCTGTTGTCGTTCATTACCGGTATCGGGATCTTCTGCACGGTGTTTCTGACGCCTGTGTTTCTGGCCCGCGTGCGTGGCTTCGATTCGTTGCAGATCGGCCTGGCGCTGCTGTCGGTCGGCTGTTTCCAGCTGATTTCGCTGACCGCCTATTCGATCCTTGCTCGCTTCATCGACATGCGCAAGCTGATGGTGTTTGGCCTCGTGCTGTTCGGCCTCGGCTGCTATCTGTATGTGCCGTTGACGAGTCAGTGGGGCTGGCAACAGTTGCTGATTCCGCAGGCGCTGCGCGGCATCGGCCAACAGTTCTGTATTCCGCCGATCGTCACGATGGCGCTCGGCTCGCTGCCGCCGTCGCGGCTGCGCTCCGCGAGCGGCCTGTTCAATCTGATGCGTAATCTCGGCGGGGCAATCGGCATCGCGGTCAGCAGCACGATGTTGAACGATCGGCTGAACCTGCATTACGAACGGCTCGACGAGCATCTGAACGCCGGCCGCCCCGCGGTCGAATCGATCTTGCACAAGCAGGCCGCGTATCTGTCGGCGGTCGGCGGCGACGTGCTGAACGCCGCCAGCGCGGGGCTCGCCGAACTGAACGCGCTGCTGACCCGCGAGGCGCTGGTGCTTGCATTCTCCGACGCGTTTCTGGCCGTGTCGCTTTGCTTCGTGGTGGGCTTGCTGAGCGTGCTGTTTTCGCGCCCGTTCGGCGCCGGCGCGCCGCCCCCCGATGCCCATTAA
- a CDS encoding efflux transporter outer membrane subunit: MKRIVMKVVASAAWLTLAACAVQPATHADLPQTVTTLAPAAWSVDAPQDSVSTDAWWARFGDPVMHQLVESVLTGNLDVQAAAERVKQAQDLVTQNRAALVPELNARAGASDSRQNTPPPLGYVRQAGFGVAASWTPDVFGGERLAVLTSQAQVSGREAALQELRLALAANTAAAYIDLRWAQTQLQILSDNEQIRSRALKLTQERLHYGLSTQLDVARAQNQLEDLQAQIPRMQSTVQHQLSLIAVYSGRTPESVDKLLLADAREIPVPAQSAPQALPSEALLHRPDVRTAYALVEQRAAEVGVSKAQRYPQFRIDLTNGLLASSYLGLPTLTDNLFSAALNATSPIFNAGRITANIDASESRMRESQLGLQQTMLQALKEVEDNRSDLVSGAVQVQRLGGALDASNHALRLSTELYKGGASSFLDVLAAQEAYLRDSESLNQAKREHALSAIALYRSLGGGWDEHDTVASTAANP; encoded by the coding sequence ATGAAGCGGATTGTAATGAAGGTAGTGGCGAGCGCGGCATGGCTGACGCTTGCGGCGTGCGCGGTGCAACCGGCCACGCACGCGGATCTGCCGCAAACGGTAACGACGCTCGCGCCGGCCGCCTGGAGCGTCGACGCGCCGCAGGACAGCGTCAGCACCGATGCCTGGTGGGCGCGTTTCGGCGACCCTGTGATGCATCAACTGGTCGAGTCGGTGCTGACCGGCAATCTGGATGTGCAGGCTGCGGCGGAGCGCGTCAAGCAGGCGCAGGATCTGGTCACGCAGAATCGCGCGGCACTGGTGCCCGAATTGAACGCCCGCGCGGGTGCCTCGGACTCGCGCCAGAACACGCCGCCGCCGCTTGGCTATGTGCGGCAGGCGGGCTTCGGTGTCGCGGCAAGCTGGACGCCCGACGTGTTCGGCGGCGAACGGCTGGCGGTGTTGACGTCGCAGGCGCAGGTGTCGGGCCGCGAGGCGGCGCTGCAGGAATTGCGGCTCGCGCTCGCCGCCAATACGGCGGCCGCGTATATCGATCTGCGCTGGGCGCAGACGCAATTGCAGATTCTCAGCGACAACGAACAGATTCGCAGCCGCGCGCTGAAGCTGACGCAGGAGCGTTTGCATTACGGACTGTCGACACAGCTCGACGTCGCGCGCGCGCAGAATCAGCTCGAGGATCTGCAGGCGCAGATTCCGCGCATGCAATCGACGGTGCAGCATCAGCTGAGTCTGATCGCCGTGTATTCGGGGCGCACGCCGGAGAGCGTCGACAAGCTGCTGCTCGCCGACGCGCGCGAGATTCCGGTGCCCGCGCAAAGCGCGCCGCAGGCGCTGCCTTCCGAGGCGTTGCTGCATCGGCCGGACGTGCGTACCGCGTATGCGCTGGTCGAACAGCGCGCGGCCGAAGTGGGGGTGTCGAAGGCGCAGCGTTATCCGCAGTTCCGGATCGATCTGACGAACGGCTTGCTGGCGTCGTCGTATCTCGGTCTGCCGACGCTGACCGACAATCTGTTTAGCGCCGCGCTGAACGCGACGAGTCCGATTTTCAACGCCGGGCGTATCACCGCGAATATCGATGCAAGCGAGAGCCGCATGCGCGAATCGCAGCTCGGTTTGCAGCAGACGATGCTGCAGGCGTTGAAGGAGGTCGAGGACAACCGCAGCGATCTCGTCAGTGGCGCGGTGCAGGTGCAGCGGCTGGGCGGCGCGCTCGATGCGTCGAACCACGCGCTGCGTCTGTCGACCGAGTTGTACAAGGGCGGCGCGTCGAGCTTCCTCGACGTGCTGGCCGCGCAGGAGGCGTATCTGCGCGACTCGGAATCGCTGAATCAGGCGAAGCGCGAGCATGCGCTGTCGGCCATCGCGCTGTATCGCTCGCTCGGCGGCGGCTGGGACGAGCACGACACGGTGGCGTCGACGGCGGCGAATCCGTAA
- the panE gene encoding 2-dehydropantoate 2-reductase: protein MRILVVGAGAVGGYFGGRLAEAGQDVTFLVRSGRAERLRRDGLVIDSPRGNLVLRDVKTILAGVSAEPFDVVLLSCKAYSLDDAIDSFAPLVGESTVILPMLNGMRHIDVLSARFGRERVLGGQCVIAATLNAEQHIVHLNDMQTMTFGELPGGNSERVEEIARAMADANFDASVSDNILLRMWEKWVFLATLAGSTCLMRGSVGDILAAPDGKRVIENLLGECRAVAESNGFTMVADFDARATQTLLTPSPLTASMLRDVENRSHTEADHILGDLIARGGDAQKGEHGLSLLRIAYSHLKTYEARQTRTS from the coding sequence ATGCGAATTCTGGTGGTAGGGGCGGGCGCGGTAGGCGGATATTTCGGCGGACGTCTCGCCGAGGCGGGGCAGGACGTGACCTTTCTGGTGCGTTCCGGCCGCGCGGAGCGGCTGCGGCGCGACGGCCTCGTGATCGACAGTCCGCGCGGCAACCTCGTGCTGCGCGACGTCAAGACGATTCTGGCCGGCGTGAGCGCCGAGCCGTTCGATGTCGTGCTGCTCAGCTGCAAGGCCTACAGCCTCGACGACGCGATCGATTCGTTCGCGCCGCTGGTCGGCGAATCGACGGTCATCCTGCCGATGCTCAACGGCATGCGCCATATCGACGTGTTGTCCGCGCGCTTCGGCAGGGAGCGCGTGCTCGGCGGCCAGTGCGTGATCGCCGCGACGCTGAATGCCGAACAGCACATCGTGCATCTGAACGACATGCAGACGATGACGTTCGGCGAACTTCCCGGCGGCAACTCCGAGCGCGTCGAGGAGATCGCGCGGGCGATGGCGGACGCGAACTTCGACGCGTCGGTCAGCGACAACATCCTGCTGCGTATGTGGGAAAAATGGGTGTTCCTCGCCACATTGGCGGGCAGTACGTGCTTGATGCGCGGTTCGGTCGGCGATATTCTGGCTGCGCCCGACGGCAAGCGCGTGATCGAGAATCTGCTCGGCGAGTGCCGCGCGGTGGCGGAGAGCAACGGCTTCACGATGGTCGCGGATTTCGATGCGCGCGCCACGCAGACGCTGCTGACGCCGTCGCCGCTAACGGCATCGATGCTGCGCGACGTCGAAAACCGCTCGCATACCGAGGCCGATCATATTCTCGGCGATCTGATCGCGCGCGGCGGCGACGCGCAAAAGGGCGAGCACGGCCTGTCGCTGTTGCGCATCGCCTATAGTCATCTGAAGACATACGAAGCACGCCAGACCCGTACCTCCTGA
- the pdxR gene encoding MocR-like pyridoxine biosynthesis transcription factor PdxR yields MDIHIAVEGHHDLSGQIYRQLRAGIVEGRLAGGTRLPSTRDLATQLGVSRKTTLDVFERLLSEGYLSARAGSGTFVADGLARLPAERSAHARTADALRARAAAKTKAAARAQPLWEQMPDSVPLPQPSVASPLDFVCGATDKTLFPFDVWRRCINHALRTQARSPATYRDAAGDQQLRLAISRYLAFNRAVTSNWEDVIVTQGAQQALDLIARVMLRPGEIVAIEDPGYPPAHACFSVTGARVVPVPVDRDGLIVGKLPDHARLVYVTPSHQFPLGMPMSLERRVELLEWAQKRGAVIIEDDYDCEYRFEGRPMEPLKSLDHAGLVAYVGTFSKTIFPELRIGYVVPPASLHAALLKARQIADWHGCTLTQTALASFMLNGDFARHLRRMHKAYAARRAMLLDHLRGDLSRWIEPIVPTAGIHLAARLKAPLASLGEDALVAAAREASIGLYGLAPFHRRVTPQPGLMFGYGNIAVEHIDTALTTLAGILARLVR; encoded by the coding sequence ATGGACATCCATATTGCGGTCGAAGGACATCACGATCTATCCGGACAAATCTATCGGCAGTTGCGCGCGGGCATCGTCGAAGGACGACTTGCCGGCGGCACGCGGCTGCCATCCACGCGCGATCTCGCGACCCAGCTCGGCGTATCGCGCAAAACCACGCTCGACGTATTCGAACGGCTGCTGTCCGAAGGCTATCTGAGCGCGCGCGCCGGTTCCGGCACCTTCGTCGCCGACGGGCTCGCGCGGCTGCCGGCCGAGCGCTCCGCGCATGCCCGCACCGCCGATGCGTTGCGCGCCCGGGCCGCCGCGAAAACCAAAGCCGCCGCACGCGCGCAACCGCTGTGGGAGCAGATGCCGGACAGCGTGCCGCTGCCGCAGCCTTCGGTGGCCTCGCCGTTGGACTTCGTGTGCGGCGCGACCGACAAGACACTGTTTCCCTTCGACGTGTGGCGCCGCTGTATCAATCACGCGCTGCGTACCCAGGCTCGCAGCCCCGCCACCTATCGCGACGCGGCCGGCGACCAGCAACTGCGGCTCGCAATCTCGCGCTACCTCGCCTTTAACCGCGCGGTGACCAGTAACTGGGAAGACGTGATCGTCACGCAGGGCGCGCAGCAGGCGCTCGATCTGATTGCGCGCGTCATGTTGCGGCCCGGCGAGATCGTCGCGATCGAGGATCCCGGCTATCCGCCCGCGCATGCGTGCTTTTCGGTAACGGGCGCGCGCGTCGTGCCGGTGCCTGTCGATCGCGACGGTCTGATCGTCGGCAAGCTGCCCGACCACGCGCGGCTGGTTTACGTGACGCCTTCGCATCAGTTTCCGCTCGGCATGCCGATGAGCCTGGAGCGCCGCGTCGAACTGCTCGAATGGGCGCAAAAGCGCGGCGCGGTCATCATCGAAGACGATTACGACTGCGAGTATCGTTTCGAAGGGCGGCCGATGGAGCCGCTCAAAAGTCTCGATCACGCCGGACTCGTTGCCTACGTCGGCACTTTTTCGAAGACCATCTTCCCCGAACTGCGGATCGGCTACGTCGTGCCGCCCGCGTCCTTGCACGCCGCGCTGCTGAAGGCACGTCAGATTGCCGATTGGCACGGCTGTACGCTGACGCAAACCGCGCTCGCGTCGTTCATGCTCAACGGCGACTTCGCGCGGCACTTGCGGCGCATGCACAAGGCTTACGCGGCACGGCGCGCGATGCTGCTCGATCATCTGCGAGGCGACCTGTCGCGCTGGATCGAACCGATCGTGCCGACTGCGGGTATCCACCTGGCCGCGCGGCTGAAGGCGCCGCTCGCGTCGCTCGGCGAAGACGCGCTCGTTGCCGCCGCGCGCGAAGCGTCGATCGGCCTGTATGGGCTCGCGCCGTTTCACCGCCGGGTAACACCGCAGCCGGGGCTGATGTTCGGCTACGGCAACATCGCGGTCGAACATATCGACACCGCGCTCACGACGCTTGCCGGCATCCTGGCGCGTCTCGTACGCTGA
- a CDS encoding HU family DNA-binding protein translates to MPTSAKKVAKKAAAPVPTKKVAAKKVPAKKAVAAKKVAVKASGAPSPIKDTFTKASLAAHIAERAAVEPKTAKAVLAALEDTILGTVHKKGAGEFTLSGLLKIVVQAVPAKKKRFGKDPFTGEERWFPAKPASVRIKARALKKLKDAAAA, encoded by the coding sequence ATGCCGACTTCCGCAAAAAAGGTGGCCAAGAAGGCTGCTGCCCCGGTACCGACCAAGAAGGTTGCTGCAAAGAAAGTTCCTGCGAAGAAAGCCGTCGCAGCCAAGAAGGTCGCCGTGAAGGCGTCTGGCGCACCGTCGCCGATCAAGGACACCTTCACGAAGGCCTCGTTGGCAGCGCACATCGCTGAACGTGCTGCTGTTGAACCGAAGACCGCCAAGGCCGTGCTGGCCGCGCTCGAGGACACGATCCTCGGCACGGTGCACAAGAAAGGCGCTGGCGAATTCACGCTGTCGGGTCTGTTGAAGATCGTCGTGCAGGCTGTGCCGGCGAAGAAAAAGCGCTTCGGCAAGGACCCGTTCACGGGTGAAGAGCGCTGGTTCCCGGCCAAGCCGGCAAGCGTGCGCATCAAGGCACGCGCGCTGAAGAAGCTGAAGGATGCAGCGGCAGCCTAA
- a CDS encoding circularly permuted type 2 ATP-grasp protein has product MRCYDEMRHHDDGVRPHYARFERWLTRQGEEAIARKRAEADLLFRRVGITFAVNGDLSGTERLIPFDLIPRIIPRAEWQTLEAGLRQRVQALNQFIHDVYHDRNIVRAGIVPAAQVYTNAQYRPEMQGVDVPLGVYAHIAGVDVVRAGDAGEFYVLEDNLRVPSGVSYMLENRKMMMRLFPELFVQNRIAPVAHYPDLLLDTLRSVAPEGVDDPVVVVLTPGMYNSAYFEHTFLAQQMGVELVEGKDLFVDDNYVFMRTTQGPRRVDVIYRRVDDDFLDPLAFRADSALGVPGLLTAYRAGRVALANAMGTGIADDKSIYPYVPEMIEFYLGEKPILNNVPTYQCRKPDDLAYTLAHLPELVVKEVHGAGGYGMLVGPASTQAEIEAFRARLVARPAGYIAQPTLALSACPTFVEAGIAPRHIDLRPFVLSGKTTTMVAGGLTRVALQEGSLVVNSSQGGGTKDTWMVD; this is encoded by the coding sequence ATGCGATGCTATGACGAGATGCGTCATCACGACGATGGCGTACGGCCGCATTACGCGCGCTTTGAGCGATGGTTGACGCGCCAGGGCGAAGAGGCGATTGCACGCAAACGCGCGGAAGCCGACCTGCTGTTCCGGCGAGTCGGCATCACGTTCGCGGTGAACGGCGACCTGTCCGGCACCGAGCGGCTGATTCCGTTCGATCTGATTCCACGCATCATTCCGCGCGCTGAATGGCAAACGCTCGAAGCGGGTTTGCGGCAGCGCGTGCAGGCGCTCAACCAGTTCATCCACGACGTCTATCACGATCGCAACATCGTGCGCGCGGGCATCGTGCCGGCCGCGCAGGTCTATACCAATGCGCAGTATCGTCCCGAGATGCAGGGCGTCGACGTGCCGCTCGGTGTTTACGCGCATATTGCCGGCGTCGACGTGGTGCGAGCCGGCGACGCCGGTGAGTTCTACGTGCTCGAAGACAACCTGCGCGTGCCGTCGGGCGTGTCGTACATGCTGGAAAACCGCAAGATGATGATGCGGCTTTTTCCTGAGTTGTTCGTACAGAACCGTATTGCGCCGGTCGCGCATTATCCCGATCTGCTGCTCGATACGCTGCGCTCGGTGGCGCCCGAAGGTGTCGACGATCCGGTCGTCGTCGTCCTTACGCCCGGCATGTACAACTCCGCCTATTTCGAACACACGTTCCTCGCGCAGCAGATGGGCGTCGAGCTCGTCGAAGGCAAGGATCTGTTCGTCGACGACAACTATGTGTTCATGCGTACCACCCAGGGGCCGCGGCGCGTCGACGTGATCTACCGGCGCGTCGACGATGACTTTCTCGATCCGCTCGCGTTCCGCGCGGATTCGGCGCTCGGCGTGCCGGGGCTATTGACGGCCTATCGCGCCGGCCGCGTCGCGCTCGCGAACGCGATGGGCACCGGCATCGCCGACGACAAATCGATCTATCCGTACGTGCCGGAAATGATCGAGTTCTACCTGGGCGAAAAGCCGATTCTGAACAACGTGCCGACCTATCAGTGCCGCAAGCCGGACGACCTCGCGTATACGCTCGCGCATTTGCCGGAACTGGTCGTCAAGGAAGTGCACGGCGCGGGCGGCTACGGGATGCTCGTCGGCCCCGCGTCGACGCAGGCCGAAATCGAGGCGTTCCGTGCGCGTCTCGTCGCGCGTCCGGCCGGCTATATCGCGCAGCCGACGCTCGCGCTGTCCGCGTGTCCGACCTTCGTCGAAGCGGGTATCGCACCTCGCCATATCGATCTGCGGCCGTTCGTGCTATCGGGCAAGACCACCACGATGGTGGCGGGCGGCCTCACGCGTGTCGCGTTGCAGGAGGGCTCGCTCGTCGTCAATTCTTCGCAGGGAGGCGGCACCAAGGACACGTGGATGGTCGACTGA
- a CDS encoding alpha-E domain-containing protein, with translation MLSRTADHLFWMARYMERAENTARMLDINLKAQLLPQTPEQEARAQRSVLRISELEGAFAQRHAEPTHEHVLDFMVADASNPSSIHSCLQAARENARAVRGTLTTEWWETINDTWLEFNERLSSGQAASNPDALFEWVKFRSHLSRGVTIGTALQDDAFFFTRLGTYLERADNTARILDVRFANVEPNSRDAARQLEDFYYWTSILSSVSALEIYRKVYRDVVTPARVVELMILNQQMPRSLLASLDGVCANLAMLRTAGSNPCERFAGKLRADLLYADIRQIFETGLHAYLTQFLARVFNLGNLVAQTYSLLPVA, from the coding sequence ATGCTTAGCCGAACCGCCGATCACCTTTTCTGGATGGCCCGCTATATGGAGCGTGCGGAGAACACCGCCCGCATGCTCGACATCAATCTGAAGGCGCAACTGTTGCCGCAGACGCCGGAACAGGAGGCCCGCGCGCAGCGCTCGGTGCTGCGCATCTCGGAGCTCGAAGGCGCGTTCGCGCAGCGCCATGCGGAGCCGACGCACGAGCATGTGCTCGATTTCATGGTCGCGGATGCCAGCAATCCTTCGAGCATTCATTCGTGTTTGCAGGCCGCGCGCGAAAACGCACGCGCGGTGCGCGGCACGCTGACGACCGAGTGGTGGGAAACCATCAACGACACGTGGCTCGAATTCAACGAGCGGTTATCGAGCGGACAGGCCGCGAGCAATCCGGACGCGCTGTTCGAATGGGTCAAGTTCCGCTCGCATCTGTCGCGCGGCGTGACGATCGGCACCGCGCTGCAGGACGACGCGTTCTTCTTCACGCGGCTCGGCACCTATCTGGAGCGCGCCGACAACACCGCGCGGATTCTCGACGTGCGTTTTGCGAACGTCGAGCCGAATTCGCGCGATGCGGCGCGCCAGCTCGAAGACTTCTATTACTGGACCTCGATTCTGAGTTCGGTGTCGGCGCTGGAGATCTATCGCAAGGTGTATCGCGACGTCGTGACGCCCGCGCGCGTGGTCGAGCTGATGATCCTGAACCAGCAGATGCCGCGTTCGCTGCTGGCGTCGCTCGATGGCGTGTGCGCCAATCTCGCGATGCTGCGCACGGCGGGCTCGAACCCGTGCGAACGGTTCGCCGGCAAGCTGCGCGCCGATCTGCTGTATGCCGACATCCGGCAGATTTTCGAAACCGGCCTGCACGCCTATCTGACGCAGTTTCTTGCGCGCGTGTTCAATCTGGGCAACCTCGTTGCGCAGACCTATTCGCTGCTGCCGGTGGCCTGA